The Xanthomonas indica sequence TGATCCGCAGCGTGCCGGAGGGCGTCAACGCCTGCTCGCCGACCGCCGCCTCCATGTCGTCGAACTCGGCCAGCAACAACTGGCAGCGCTGGTAGTAGGCGGCGCCGACGCTGCTCGGGCTGACCCGGCGGGTGGTGCGGTTGAGCAGGCGCGAGCCCAGGCGCTGTTCCAGCCACGCCACCTGGCGGGTGACGCTGGCCGTGGACATGCCCAGCGCCTCGGCGGCGGCATTGAAGCCGTTGCGGTCGACCACGGCGACGAACACCCGCATCGCATCAAGCGTATCCATTGTTGCGGATCCCGAAATGAATTCTCGAAATAACGATAATTTATTCGTGGCGGCGACGGGAATAGCCTGTACAGCGTTCCCCATTCCCTGCCCCGTCGTGAGGTCTCCCATGTCCGCTCCCGTCTCCCGCCTGGCGCCCTACGGTGCCACCCTGCTGCGCCTGGCCCTGGGCGCGCTGTTCCTGGTGCATGCACTGACCAAGCTGCTGGTGTTCACCCCGGCCGGCACCGCCGCCTACTTCGTGTCGCTCGGGTTGCCCGGCGCGCTGGGCTATGTGGCGATGGCGCTGGAGTTCACCCTCGCCGCGGCCTTGCTGCTTGGCGTGTACGCGCGCTGGGTGGGACTGCTCGGCATCCCGCTGCTGCTCGGCACCATCGTCAGCGTGCACGGCGCCAACGGCTTCGGCTTCGCCAATCCCGGCGGCGGCTGGGAGTACCCGGCGTTCTGGGCGCTGGCGCTGGCGGTGCTGTTCCTGATCGGCGACGGCCGCTTCGTGTTGCGCACGCGCTGAGCGTGGTGTTTCCTGTCCCTTCCGGAGACCTGTCATGTCCCGTCTGCCCTCCCTGTACATCTCGCACGGTTCGCCGATGACCGCGCTGCAGCCCGGCCTGGTCGGCACGCGCCTGGCCGAACTGGCGAAGACGCTGCCGCGGCCGCGCGCCATCGTGCTGGCCTCGGCGCACTGGCTGGGCCGGCGGCCGCTGGTCGGTGCCGCCACGCAGCCGCCGACCATCCACGACTTCGGCGGCTTCCCGCAGGCGCTGTATGCGATGCAGTACCCGGCGCCGGGCGCGCCGGCGCTGGCCCACCAGGTCGCCGAGCTGCTGGCGCAGGCCGGGCTGGCGCCGGTGCTGGACGAGCGCCGCGGGCTGGACCACGGCGTGTGGGTGCCGCTGTCGCTGCTGTACCCGCAGGCCGACATCCCGGTGGTGCCGCTGTCGATCCAGCCGGAACTGGGGCCGGAGCACCATCTGGCGCTGGGCCGCGCGCTGGCGCCGCTGCGCGAGGACGGCGTGCTGGTGATCGGCTCGGGCAGCATCACCCACAACCTGCACGACTTCGGCCGCTACGCCGAGGGCAAGGAAGTGCCCTACGTGCGTCCGTTCATCGAGTGGACCGAGCAGGCGTTGCGCCGCGACGACGTGCCGGCGATGCTCGACTACCGGCGGCAGGCGCCGTTCGCCGCGCGTGCGCATCCCACCGACGAGCACTGGTTGCCGATCTACGTGGCGATGGGCGCGGCGGGGACGGACGGGTTAGGCGCGCAGCGCATCGACGCCGGGATCGACGCCGGCCTGCTGGCGATGGACATCTATCGCTTCGATGGCGCCGCGGCACGCGCAGCGGCCTGAACGCCGGCGCGTCGACCTGAGCGATTCATGGCGGTGAAGGCCGCAGCGCATCCGCGTCTCACCGTTTGAGACGCGGACCCGGCATCGTCGGCCGGTGAATACCCTCGAAAAACTCGCCGTGCTCGCCGACGCGGCCAAGTACGACGCCTCCTGCGCTTCCAGCGGTGCCGACAAGCGCCATTCGCTGCGCAGCGGCGGCATCGGCAGCACCGAGGGCATGGGCATCTGCCATTCGTACACGCCCGACGGGCGTTGCGTGTCGCTGCTGAAGATCCTGCTGACCAACTTCTGTGTGTTCGACTGCGCGTACTGCGTCAACCGCGTGTCCAGCAACGTGCGCCGCGCGCGCTTCACCCCGGCCGAAGTGGTCAAGCTGACCCTGGATTTCTACAAGCGCAACTACATCGAAGGGTTGTTCCTCTCCAGCGGCATCATCCGCAACAGTGACTACACCATGGAGCAACTGGTCGAGGTGGCGCGGCAGTTGCGCGAGGAGCATCGCTTCGCCGGCTACATCCATCTCAAGACCATTCCCGATGCGGCGCCGGAACTGCTCGCCGCCGCCGGCCGCTACGCCGACCGGCTCAGCATCAACGTGGAGTTGCCGACCGAAGGCGGCCTGGCGCAACTGGCGCCGGAGAAGAACGTCGGCGGCATCCGTGCGGCGATGGGCGAGTTGCGCTGGCGCATCGAGGAGAGCAAGGAGGCGCGCAAGGCCGAGACGCGGGTACGCGCCAAGCCGCCGCGCTTCGCCCCGGCCGGGCAGAGCACGCAGATGATCGTCGGTGCCGATGGCGCCGACGACCGCGCGATCCTGCACACCAGCCACAATCTCTACGGCAACTATCGCCTGCGCCGGGTCTACTACTCCGCGTTCAGTCCGATTCCCGACGCCTCCAGCAAGCTGCCGCTGCTGGCGCCGCCGCTGCAGCGCGAGCACCGCCTGTACCAGGCCGACTGGCTGCTGCGGTTCTACGATTTCTCGGTGGAGGAGATCGCCCCGCCCGCGGCCAGCGGCATGCTCGATCTGGACGTGGACCCCAAGCTGGCCTGGGCGCTGCGCAACCCCGAGCGGTTCCCGGTAGATCT is a genomic window containing:
- a CDS encoding DoxX family protein yields the protein MSAPVSRLAPYGATLLRLALGALFLVHALTKLLVFTPAGTAAYFVSLGLPGALGYVAMALEFTLAAALLLGVYARWVGLLGIPLLLGTIVSVHGANGFGFANPGGGWEYPAFWALALAVLFLIGDGRFVLRTR
- a CDS encoding class III extradiol ring-cleavage dioxygenase, with protein sequence MSRLPSLYISHGSPMTALQPGLVGTRLAELAKTLPRPRAIVLASAHWLGRRPLVGAATQPPTIHDFGGFPQALYAMQYPAPGAPALAHQVAELLAQAGLAPVLDERRGLDHGVWVPLSLLYPQADIPVVPLSIQPELGPEHHLALGRALAPLREDGVLVIGSGSITHNLHDFGRYAEGKEVPYVRPFIEWTEQALRRDDVPAMLDYRRQAPFAARAHPTDEHWLPIYVAMGAAGTDGLGAQRIDAGIDAGLLAMDIYRFDGAAARAAA
- a CDS encoding putative DNA modification/repair radical SAM protein, translated to MNTLEKLAVLADAAKYDASCASSGADKRHSLRSGGIGSTEGMGICHSYTPDGRCVSLLKILLTNFCVFDCAYCVNRVSSNVRRARFTPAEVVKLTLDFYKRNYIEGLFLSSGIIRNSDYTMEQLVEVARQLREEHRFAGYIHLKTIPDAAPELLAAAGRYADRLSINVELPTEGGLAQLAPEKNVGGIRAAMGELRWRIEESKEARKAETRVRAKPPRFAPAGQSTQMIVGADGADDRAILHTSHNLYGNYRLRRVYYSAFSPIPDASSKLPLLAPPLQREHRLYQADWLLRFYDFSVEEIAPPAASGMLDLDVDPKLAWALRNPERFPVDLNTAARELLLRVPGLGTRNVERLLLARRHARLRVEDLARLRVPLKKLLPFVSVLDHHPRQRLDDPQRLRAQLAPAPRQGGLFD